Genomic DNA from Nonomuraea rubra:
AGCCTGCCTGCTCCGCCGCCGTGCGCCACGGCGTTGACCACGCCCTCGTCGACCGCCAGGAGGAAGTCGTCGAGGCGAGCCCCGTCCAGTCCCCGTTCCCGCGCCGCGTGCAGGAGCACGCGGCGCGTGTGCTTCAGGCAGATCTCGTCGAAGCGCAGGGTGATCACCGGAAGGGTTCTCATGCGAGCGTCAGGCCATCCGCTGGGCCATCTCGACGAGCCGGTTGGCGTAGCCCCATTCGTTGTCGTACCAGCCGAAGACCTTGACCAGGTCGCCGCTCGCCTGGGTGAGGGCGGAGTCGAACACGCAGGAGGCGGCGTCGCCGATGATGTCGCGGGAGACGAGCGGGTCGGTGCTGTAGCGCAGGATGCCGTGCAGGTCGTCCCGGGCGGCACCGGCGAAGACGTCGTTGATCTCCTGGGCGGTGACCGGGCGGCTGAGCTGGGCGGACAGGTCGGTGATGGAGCCGTCCTCGACGGGCACCCGGATGGCGACGCCGTCCAGGCGGCCCTCCAGCTCAGGCAGGACCTGGCCGACCATGCGGGCGGCGCCGGTCGTGGTGGGCACGATGTTGACGGCGGCCGAGCGGGCCCGGCGCGGGTCCTTGTGCGGGGCGTCCAGCAGCATCTGGTCGCCGGTGTAGGCGTGGATGGTGGTCATGAAGCCGCGCACCAGGCCGAACCGCTCGTGCAGCACCTTCACCATCGGGGCCACGCAGTTGGTGGTGCAGGAGGCGAGCGAGACGATCTCGTGCCGGACCGGGTCGTAGGCGGCGTCGTTGACTCCGGGCACGATGGTGGCGTCCAGGCCCTTGCCGGGGGCCGACAGCAGCACCTTGCGGGCGCCGGCCTTCAGGTGGCTCGCCAGGGCGTCCCTGGTGCGGAAGCGGCCGGTGGCGTCGATGACCAGCTCCACGTCGTGAGCCCGCCAGTCGATCTGGGCGGGGTCGGCGCAGCCGCTCACGGCGAGCTTCCGGCCGTCGACCTCCAGTAGGCCGGGGGCGGCGGTGACGGGCAGGTCCAGCGGCCCGTACGTGGAGTCGTGCCTGAACAGGTGAGCCAGCGTGGCCGGGTCGGCGATGTCGTTGACGGCGACGATCTCCAGGTCGGTGCGGAGCGCGCGGCGCAGGACGGCTCTGCCGATCCTGCCGAATCCGTTGATTCCGAGTCTCATGCCTTCATCGTCCGGCGCTCGGGGCTCGCGGGTCAGAGACCACGGTCCCGCGTGCGTGGGACCTTCGGCCCCTTGCCGGAGTCCGGCACGCGAAGGCGCCCGCCGGACGGGGAGGCGGCAGAGCCGTGGGTCCCCGTCCATCGGGCCTGCGCGCCGTGTCAGGCTGTCGTGACGGGGAACGACGCCACCAGGCTCTGTCCCCACTGCCTGGCCCGCTCCAACTCCCCCGCCGCCAGCGGTCCTTCCGTGCCGGTGACGTAGAAGCTCTGCGCCGGCGCCACGGCCCGGACGCCGATGCGGCGCAGGCGCCTGGCGATGCCACGGGCGGCGGAGCCGGGCACGCGCGGCTTGGCGACGCGCGTGTCGAAGGCGGCCGAGCGGACCGCGGACGAGGCCGTGGCGAGCGCCGACAGCCACTCGCGCACGCCATCACCTCGGGAGACCAGCGGGTGCGTGGTTTGCTGGGCGGCGGAGCGGCGGGTGGAGGCCCTGCTCATGGCGAAGGCGTGCGTCGGCCCGCCCACCACGAGCAGCCCGACCTCCGGCCCCACTTTCGCGGGCGCGGAGCCGACCTCGACCACCTCTGCTCGCAGGCGGGTGGCCAGCCCTTCGGCGACGGCCTCGGCGATCTGCTTGGTGTTGCCGAACATGGATTCGTACACGACCAGCGCGTCCATCACGCGCCTCCCATCGGGTTCTCGTGGGGCAGGACAGGTTCGAGGTGGAACATCCCGGTCACGACCTCGCCGGGTTCTGCGGCGGGCCTGGCCCGCCCGGCGACGGCCGACAGCACGTCCCGGGCCGTGACCAGCCCGAACAGCCCGTCGCCGGACACCACGGGCACGGCGTCGCAGCCGGCGTCGAGCATCAGGACGGCGACCCTGGTCAGCGGCGTGTCCTGCCGTACCCGCGGCACCTGTTCGCAGCCGAGCAGCGCCCGTACAGGACGGCTGGACTGCTCCTGCGGCCCGCCCGACCAGGACGCGGCGATCCGCTCGCGGGTCAGGATGCCGAGCACG
This window encodes:
- the gap gene encoding type I glyceraldehyde-3-phosphate dehydrogenase; its protein translation is MRLGINGFGRIGRAVLRRALRTDLEIVAVNDIADPATLAHLFRHDSTYGPLDLPVTAAPGLLEVDGRKLAVSGCADPAQIDWRAHDVELVIDATGRFRTRDALASHLKAGARKVLLSAPGKGLDATIVPGVNDAAYDPVRHEIVSLASCTTNCVAPMVKVLHERFGLVRGFMTTIHAYTGDQMLLDAPHKDPRRARSAAVNIVPTTTGAARMVGQVLPELEGRLDGVAIRVPVEDGSITDLSAQLSRPVTAQEINDVFAGAARDDLHGILRYSTDPLVSRDIIGDAASCVFDSALTQASGDLVKVFGWYDNEWGYANRLVEMAQRMA
- a CDS encoding CBS domain-containing protein — translated: MDGRHVLGILTRERIAASWSGGPQEQSSRPVRALLGCEQVPRVRQDTPLTRVAVLMLDAGCDAVPVVSGDGLFGLVTARDVLSAVAGRARPAAEPGEVVTGMFHLEPVLPHENPMGGA
- a CDS encoding flavodoxin family protein — its product is MDALVVYESMFGNTKQIAEAVAEGLATRLRAEVVEVGSAPAKVGPEVGLLVVGGPTHAFAMSRASTRRSAAQQTTHPLVSRGDGVREWLSALATASSAVRSAAFDTRVAKPRVPGSAARGIARRLRRIGVRAVAPAQSFYVTGTEGPLAAGELERARQWGQSLVASFPVTTA